In Streptomyces alboniger, the following are encoded in one genomic region:
- the egtC gene encoding ergothioneine biosynthesis protein EgtC, producing the protein MCRHLAFLGPPEPLGTLLVEPAHSLYRQSWAPRRQRYGTVNADGFGVGWYADGDLVPGRYRRSGPIWGDQSFADLARVVRSGALLAAVRDATVAGADGEAAAAPFASGPWLFSHNGAVTGWPGSLAALTEALPPAELLSMEARCDSALVWALVLHRLRDGDEEGQALADTVLDVAAAAPGSRLNLLLTNGDTITATAWGDTLWYLAEPGRRTVVASEPYDDDPHWREVPDRTLLAASRTDILLTPLKEPTA; encoded by the coding sequence ATGTGCCGTCACCTGGCTTTCCTCGGCCCGCCGGAGCCGCTGGGAACGCTCCTCGTGGAGCCCGCGCACAGCCTGTACCGCCAGTCGTGGGCGCCTCGCCGGCAGCGGTACGGCACGGTCAACGCCGATGGTTTCGGGGTCGGCTGGTACGCGGACGGCGATCTCGTGCCCGGCCGCTACCGCCGCTCCGGGCCGATCTGGGGTGACCAGTCCTTCGCCGACCTCGCCCGGGTCGTCCGCTCCGGGGCGCTGCTCGCGGCGGTGCGGGACGCCACGGTGGCGGGCGCGGACGGTGAGGCCGCGGCCGCGCCGTTCGCCTCCGGGCCCTGGCTGTTCAGCCACAACGGCGCGGTGACGGGCTGGCCGGGATCGCTCGCCGCCCTCACCGAGGCGCTGCCCCCGGCCGAGCTGCTCTCGATGGAGGCGCGCTGCGACTCCGCGCTGGTGTGGGCGCTCGTCCTGCACCGGCTGCGCGACGGCGACGAGGAGGGGCAGGCCCTGGCCGACACCGTCCTCGACGTCGCCGCCGCGGCCCCCGGCTCGCGCCTCAACCTTCTGCTGACCAACGGCGACACGATCACCGCGACCGCCTGGGGCGACACCCTCTGGTACCTGGCGGAGCCGGGCCGCCGCACGGTGGTCGCCTCCGAGCCCTACGACGACGATCCGCACTGGCGCGAGGTGCCCGACCGCACCCTGCTCGCCGCAAGCCGCACCGACATACTGCTGACACCGCTCAAGGAGCCCACTGCGTGA
- the egtB gene encoding ergothioneine biosynthesis protein EgtB, which yields MNGPTDPEALRERALAALLAARDRTTLLTTCVEDSELTAQHSPLMSPLVWDLAHIGNQEEQWLLRAVAGRDAMRPEIDPLYDAFEHPRSQRPSLPLLAPAEARGYAAEVRGRALDVLEKTPFRGTPLTDAGFAFGMIAQHEQQHDETMLITHQLRSGPTSLTAPDPEPSPPFAGPDEVLVPGGPFTMGTSTEPWALDNERPAHRRLVPPFFIDTTPVTNAAYQRFIDDGGYEEMRWWSPAGWAMVRQNDLRAPLFWRREGGQWLRRHFGSVEPVPADEPVLHVSWYEADAYARWAGRRLPSEEEWEKAARHDPVTDRSTRYPWGDADPTPERANLGQRHLRPAPAGSYPAGESPLGVRQLIGDVWEWTSSDFLPYPGFAAFPYREYSDVFFGGDYKVLRGGAFSVDAVACRGTFRNWDHPVRRQIFSGFRTARDAGPTETSAPEAV from the coding sequence ATGAACGGCCCCACCGACCCGGAAGCCCTGCGCGAGCGTGCCCTTGCCGCGCTGCTGGCCGCCCGGGACCGCACGACCCTCCTCACCACGTGTGTCGAGGATTCCGAACTGACGGCTCAGCACTCGCCGTTGATGTCACCACTGGTCTGGGACCTCGCGCACATAGGCAACCAGGAGGAGCAGTGGCTGCTGCGCGCCGTCGCGGGCCGTGACGCGATGCGGCCCGAGATCGACCCGCTCTACGACGCCTTCGAGCACCCCCGCTCACAGCGGCCGAGCCTTCCGCTGCTGGCGCCCGCCGAGGCCAGGGGCTACGCGGCCGAGGTGCGGGGGCGCGCTCTCGACGTGCTGGAGAAGACACCCTTCCGGGGTACGCCGCTCACCGACGCGGGCTTCGCGTTCGGGATGATCGCGCAGCACGAGCAGCAGCACGACGAGACGATGCTCATCACGCACCAGCTGCGGTCGGGCCCCACCTCGCTCACCGCACCGGACCCGGAGCCGTCCCCGCCGTTCGCCGGACCCGACGAAGTCCTGGTCCCCGGCGGCCCGTTCACGATGGGCACCTCCACCGAACCGTGGGCTCTGGACAACGAACGCCCCGCGCACCGCCGTCTGGTCCCGCCGTTCTTCATCGACACCACACCGGTGACGAACGCCGCGTACCAGCGGTTCATCGACGACGGCGGCTATGAGGAGATGCGCTGGTGGTCGCCCGCGGGCTGGGCGATGGTACGGCAGAACGACCTGCGCGCCCCGCTGTTCTGGCGCCGCGAGGGCGGCCAGTGGCTGCGGCGCCACTTCGGTTCGGTCGAGCCGGTGCCCGCCGACGAGCCGGTGCTGCACGTGAGCTGGTACGAGGCCGACGCCTACGCGCGCTGGGCGGGCCGGCGCCTGCCCAGCGAGGAGGAGTGGGAGAAGGCCGCCCGGCACGACCCGGTGACCGACCGCTCCACACGCTACCCGTGGGGCGACGCCGACCCCACGCCCGAGCGGGCGAACCTGGGGCAACGGCACTTGCGCCCGGCCCCCGCGGGCAGCTATCCGGCCGGTGAGTCACCGCTGGGCGTCCGGCAGCTGATCGGGGACGTGTGGGAGTGGACGTCCAGCGACTTCCTGCCCTACCCCGGCTTCGCCGCCTTCCCCTACCGCGAGTACTCGGACGTCTTCTTCGGCGGCGACTACAAGGTGCTGCGCGGCGGGGCGTTCTCCGTGGACGCGGTGGCCTGCCGGGGCACGTTCCGCAACTGGGACCATCCGGTGCGGCGGCAGATCTTCTCCGGGTTCCGCACCGCACGGGACGCCGGGCCGACGGAGACCTCGGCCCCGGAGGCGGTCTGA